The Fibrobacter sp. UWB5 genome segment TTAATCATTAGAGCCCCTAGTCCAAAATCCTGTTTAAAAAAAATAACACCCTTTGCCGGGTGTTTTTTTATAGTTTGGAAATATGATTAGGAAAATCTTTCTTGCAAGCGCTCTCGTGGCAAGTACAGCTTTTGCCTCATGGGACCTATTCCCCGTTCTTGGTAATCATAAAGGTCAAGCCAAGGTTGCCGCCGACTTACAAACATACGAATATACCCGCCATGATTTCGGCATATTGGAAACCGCAGCCAGCGCCCGATACACCGTTATTCCGAAGCTAGAGCTTGCACTCGGTGTACCGTACCGTATCATGACCCAAGACAACGGAAACGAACAAGATATGGACGGCCTCGGAAACATCGGATTGTCGGCACGTTACCAGTTCTTGTCTTCCATGAACGCTTTTACAGACGTGTTTATTCCCGTTGGCGATGATTCCTATAACGAAAAAGGGGCATGGGGATTCAACCTTGGCGCGCAATATTCCGTAGAATTCAGCCAGATGCTCAATTTCGGTTCTGAACTCGGGATCAATTTCGAAACTAAAGGCGATGACCACGAAGCGCCCGTATCGGTATTTGGCGCAGCTGAACTTGATTTTAGACTTTCGCCGCAATTTACCCCATACATCGGGACAAACCTTG includes the following:
- a CDS encoding transporter, giving the protein MIRKIFLASALVASTAFASWDLFPVLGNHKGQAKVAADLQTYEYTRHDFGILETAASARYTVIPKLELALGVPYRIMTQDNGNEQDMDGLGNIGLSARYQFLSSMNAFTDVFIPVGDDSYNEKGAWGFNLGAQYSVEFSQMLNFGSELGINFETKGDDHEAPVSVFGAAELDFRLSPQFTPYIGTNLAVGIGAFKHYDFLVSHGGGEVYIEPYFGGTYDINHRISLDVSASFGNWINADDKPSVITTASLALLFNF